Sequence from the Sphingomonas suaedae genome:
GCCTGGAGCGAAGACACATGAAATTGCACCTGCACCTCCTGTCCGACTCCACCGGCGAGACGCTGGAGAATATCGCCAAGGCGGCGCTGGCGCAGTTCGACGATGTCGAGGTGCTGCGTCATTTCTGGCCGATGGTGCGCAGCGAGACGCATCTCGAGCGGATTCTGGCCGAGATCGCGCAGAATCCGGGGCTGGTGATCTTCACATTGGTGAATCCGGAGATCCGTCGCCAGTTGGAGACGCGGTGCCGCGCGATCGGCCTGCCCGCGGTGGCGCCGCTCGATCCGGTGAACCATGCGCTGTCCAATTTGCTGGGGCAGGAGATGAAGGCGCGGCCGGGGCGGCAGCATATGCTCGACGCCGCCTATTTCGCGCGCGTGGACGCGATCCAGTTCACCATCGCGCATGACGATGGCGTCAATTGGGAGAATTGGGAGGAGGCGGAGATCGTGCTGGCCGGGGTGTCGCGCACGTCGAAGACCCCGACGTCGATCTACCTCGCCAATCGCGGGTACAAGGTCGCGAACATCCCGATCGTGCCGCAATCGCCGCCGCCCGACCTGCTGTATCGCCTGAAGAACCCGATGGTGGTCGGACTGACCACCAGTCCGGAGCGGCTGATCCAGGTGCGGCGCAACCGGCTGCTCGCGCTCAACCAGCAGGACGAGACCAGCTATGTCGAGCAGGACGCGGTGCAGAAGGAGGTCGCCTATGCGCGGCGGATGTTCGCCGACAATGGCTGGCCGGTGATCGACGTGACGCGCCGGTCGATCGAGGAGACTGCGGCGGCGATCATCACGCTGTGCAACGAGCGCGCGACGGCGGCACGGCAGCCATGATCGTTCTCGCTTCGACCAGCGCGTCGCGTCGCGCTATGTTGACCGCCGCCGGGGTGCCGCACGAAGCACTGGCGGCCAATGTCGATGAGGAGGCGGTCAAGGCGGCGCTGGGTGACGTCGCGCCGCGCGACCTGGCCGATGCGCTGGCCGAGATGAAGGCGGTCAAGGTCAGCCAGCGGGTGCCGGGAACCCTGGTGCTGGGCGGGGATTCGGTGGTGGGACTCGAGGACGGGACGCTGCTCGACAAGCCGGTCGACCGCGCCGACGCGCAGAGGCATCTGAAGCTGCTGTCGGGCAAGCGCCACGATCTCTACAGCGCCGCGGTGATCGCCGAGAACGGCAGCGCGGTGTGGCGGCATGTCGATCGCGCGCGGTTGTGGGTGCGACCGCTGTCGGATGCCTTCATCGCCGAGTATCTCGACATGGAATGGCCCGCGATTTCCGGCTGCGTCGGCTGTTACCGGGTCGAGGGACCGGGGGTGCAATTGTTCAGCCGGATCGAGGGCAGCCACTACACGATCCTGGGGATGCCGCTGCTCAACATCCTCGATTATCTGCGGACCAGAGGCCAATTGACGTCATGACCACCCCGTTTGCCGAAGTGATCGGCGATCCGATTGCCCAGTCCAAATCGCCGCTGATCCATGGATTCTGGATCGAGAAACTGGGTCTCGACGCGCGCTATGCCAAGACGTTGGTGACGGCGGAGGGGCTGAGCGACTTTTTCGCCGCCCGGCGTGACGATCCCGACTGGCGCGGGTGCAACATTACCGCCCCGCACAAGGTGGCGGCGCTCGACCATGTTCCCGATCCCGGCGGGGTGCGGGAGTCGATCGGCGCGATCAACACCGTGTTTCGCGGTGAGGACGGGGCGCTGATCGGGACCAACACCGATGCGGCCGGATTCTATGCTCCGATCGCCGAGTTCGACCTGGAGGGCGCGCCGGTGGCAGTCGTGGGTGCGGGCGGCGCGGCGCGCGCGGTGCTGTTCGCGCTGGCGCGGGCCGGGGTGGAGCGGGTGACGATCCTCAACCGATCGCCGCTCAAGGCGATGGGATTGCTTGCGACCTTTGGACTCAAGGGCGACGCGGTGCCGCTCGATTCGCCGGTGCCGCCCGTGGCGCTGCTGGTCAATGCGAGTTCGCTGGGGATGGTGGGACATCCGCCGCTCGATCTCGATCTCTCCGGTCTGCCTGATGACGCTCTGGTCTATGACGCGGTCTATGCGCCGTTGGAGACCGGGCTGCTCGCGGCGGCGCGGGCGCGCGAGCTGGAGACCGTCGACGGGCTCGAGATGCTGATCGGACAGGCGGCGCTGGCGTTCGAGCTGTTCTTCGGCAACGCAGCGCCGCGTGAACATGATGCCGAGCTGCGCGCGCTGTTGACGGCATGAGCAAGGATGCTCTCGATCCCCTGCGCAGACAGGGGTCCAGCGTGATAGAGCGAATCGCCTGCGGCTCCGGGCGCCTGCCTGCGCGGGAGCATATCAGGGGGCGACGGCCTTGACGATCGTCCTCGGCCTTACCGGATCGATCGGCATGGGGAAGTCGACCGTCGCGGCGATGTTCGCCGATGCAGGCGTGCCGGTGTTCGACGCCGATGCGGAGGTCCACCGGCTGCAAGGGCCGGGCGGGGCGCTGGTCGCGCACATCGAGGCGGCGTTTCCCGATACGACGACCGAATTGGGGGTCGATCGCACGCTGCTGGGCGAGGCGGTGTTCGGTAATCCCGATGCCTTCAAGCGGCTGGAGGCGATCGTCCACCCCGCCGTCGCCCATGCGCGCAACCAGTTTCTTGCGGCCAATGCCGACAAGCCGCTGGTGCTGCTCGACATACCCTTGCTGTTCGAGGCGGGCGGATGGCGCCAGGTCGACAAGATCGTCGTCGTCTCTGCTCCAGCTGAGGTTCAACGGGCGCGGGTGCTGGCGCGCCCGGGAATGACGGCGGAGCGGTTCGAGGCGATCCGCGCACGGCAGATGCCCGATGCGGAGAAGCGTGCCCGCGCCGATTTCGTCATCTCGACCGCCGGCTCGAAAGAGGAGACGCGCGCCGAAGTTGCGGCGGTCATCGCTTGCCTCACGCCCGAAACGGGAGGATAAGAAGGCCATGCGCGAAATCGTGTTCGACACCGAAACGACCGGCCTGAGCTTCAGCGCCGGGCACCGGCTGGTGGAGATCGGCTGTGTCGAGCTGATCAACCGCGTGCCGACCGGACGGCATTTCCATCGCTATCTCTGTCCCGACCGCGACATGCCGGTCGAGGCGTTCGCCGTGCACGGCCTGTCCGAGGCGTTCCTGGCCGACAAGCCGCGCTTTCACGATGTATGCGACGAGCTGATCGACTTTCTGGGCGATAGTCCGCTGATCGCGCACAATGCGATGTTCGACTTCGGCTTTCTGAACGGCGAGCTGGGCACGTGCGGGCGGGCGATCCTGTCGCTCGATCGGATGGTCGATACGCTGCAGATCGCGCGGGCGCGGCACCCGGGCGCCAAGCATACGCTCGACGCATTGTGCGTGCGCTATGGCATCGACCTGTCGGCGCGCGAGCTGCACGGCGCGCTGCTGGACGCGCAATTGCTGGCGCAGGTGTTCATCGAATTGACCGGCGGGCGTCAGATCGCACTCGGGCTGGCGGTGGAGGAAGCGGCGGGGCCGGAACGGATCGAATTCGGCGTCGCGAAGACCAATCTGCGCCCGGCGCGTGTTTTTGTGCCGAGCGACGAGGAACTGGCCCGCCATTCGGCGTTTATGGCCGGGTTCGAGGACGCATTATGGGGCGCTCCGGCCACCGGTTGACGGTGTCTGGACGCGTTCCTAGGTGCTCCTCTTGTTTAGGAGGACGATATGGATATCCGGGTTTCAGGTCATCAGGTGGACACGGGCGATGCACTCAGGCAGCACGTGAGCGACCGGCTCCAGGGTATCGCCGACAAATATTTCTCCCGCGCGATTTCGGCCAACGTCACCTTTGGCAAGGGCCCGCACGATTATGGCTTCACCTGCGATATCGTCGCGCATGTGATGCAGGGGCTGGTGCTCAAGGGATCGCATTCCGCACAGGAAGCGCATCTTGCCTTTGACGGGTCGGCCGACAAGATCGAGAAGCAGCTGCGCCGCTATATGCGCCGCCTGAAGGACCGCAACAACGGCCAGGCCCAGGCGGCAATGGAAGCGATGTTCGACGCGGGCTACACCGTGTTCCAGACCGAGGCGGATGAGGAAGAAGCGGTCGATGCTCCGCCGATCATCGCCGAGACCCGGGTCGATGTGCCCGACGCCAGCGTTTCGGACGCGGTGATGATGCTGGACCTGCGCAACACCAACGCGCTGCTGTTCAAGAACAGCGGCACCGGCACCTACAACATGGTCTATCGCCGCATGGACGGCACGATCGGATGGGTCGAACCCAACCGGGCGGCCTGACGGCGGATCATGTTGGACCTGAGTGATCTGATAACGCCCGAGGCGGTGGTCTCGGGCGTGAGTGCGGGCAGCAAGAAGAAACTCTTTGCGCTGCTCGCCGATGTCGCGGGGCGGGCCTATGGCCTCGATCCCGCGCATGTCGTGGCCCAGATCGGCGCACGCGAAAAGCTGGGATCGACCGGTTTTGGCGGTGGGATCGCGATTCCGCACGGCAAGATCGACGGGCTGGAGTCGGTGCGCGGCATCGTCTGTCGCCTCGACAAGCCGATGGATTTCGGTGCGGTGGACGATTCGCCCGTCGATCTGGTGTTCATGCTTCTCTCCCCCCGGACGGCGGGTGCCGCGCATCTTAAGGCATTGGCGCGCGTCTCGCGGCGGCTGCGCGACCGGGCGTTCACCGCGAAGCTGCGCGGTGCGGGGTCGGCGGATGCGATCTATGCATTGCTGACCGAAGCGGAAACGCATGACGCCGCCGCCTGACGCGACCGGCGGGGCGGTGGGGGCGGAGGCGCATTATCGCGCGCTCGAATCGCTCTACGCCGCCGCGCCGATCAATCAGCTGTTCGAATCGCGTCTGGAAATTCCGGAGCCGGGCCATGCCCGGATCCGGTTTACGATCGACGCGCGGCATTTCCATGCCGGCGGGGCCGCGCACGGCACCAGCTATTTCAAGATGCTCGACGATGCGGCCTTTTATGCCGCGAACAGTCTGGTGACGGACCGGTTCCTGCTGACCACGGCGTTCAACCTGTTGTTCACAAAACCGCTCGGGCCCGGGCCGGTGGTGGCGGAAGGCCGCTGGGTAAGCGGGCAGCGGCGGGTGTTCGTCGCGGAGGCGCGGCTGATCGACGCATCGGGCGAGGAGGCGGCGCGCGGCACCGGCACCTTCATGAAATCGCGGATCCCGCTGGCCGGATTGCCCGGCTATCGCGCTGCGCCGTGACGCCGCGGCTTGCCAGCGGGCTGATCGTCAATGCGCTGATCCGCCGCGTCAATGCCGAGGGCGGGAGCGCGATGGTGCTCGCACGGGGCGATGCGGAGGCCGGGGCGATCCTGATCCTCGCGACGGAACGCGGGGGAAATCCGCGCTTTTTCGAGCGTGGAATCGGCCCGGAAGGCATACCCGCTCTGGTGCGCAGCGGCCCGCTGCAGCCCGAGGACCCGGGTGAAGTCGTCGACTATTGGCAGCGCCGTCGCAGCCGCGATCCCGATCTATGGGTGGTCGAACTGGACATCGCTGAAGCGGAACGGTTCGCCGCTGAAACGACCATTAGCGGTTGACGAGTCGTTTCGGCGGCGTCAAAGGCGCGCGCACATTAACAGCGTTGTGCCGTCGGGGTGTGAGACCGCCGGTTACGCAGTCGGGGGGCAAGCCCGATCGGCCCAAGCATCAGTGCAAGGGAAGGGCCGGATCGCGCACCAACCGCATAATATCGAAGTTGAATGACCTTCTCGATCCGTGCTGCGATTATCGCAGCAACGACCCTTGCCATTGCCGCAGGCATTGGCGCGACCGCTCCCGGCGTTGCCGGTGAGGCCGAAACGACCCCGGTCGCAGCCATCAACGAAGCGGAACCCGAACAGGTTCCCACGATGGCCGAATCGCTCGCCGCTCTCGAGGAAGATGCGGCAGACGCCCAGACTCCCGACACGACCGACGAGTCGGAAGCGACCTATCAGTCGCTCGCCGCCGCTGTCGCCGCGCAGCCCGCGATTGCCGAGGATGCCGAACTCAACTGCCTCGCCATCGGCGTCTATTATGAGTCCAAGGGCGAACCGCTTGAAGGCCAGCTCGCCGTCGCCGAGGTGATCCTCAACCGCGTGCGCTCGGGCCGCTTTCCTTCGACGGTGTGTGGCGTGCTGACCCAGCGCGGCCAGTTCTCCTTCGTCCGGGGTGGCCGTCTCGTTCAGCCGTCGGTCAGTGCGCGCGCGTGGAAGACCGCGCTCGCAGTGGCGCAGGTCGCGCGCGACGACGCCTGGGACAGCCGCGTGTCGAATGCGCTGTTTTTTCATGCCCGCTATGTCTCGCCCGGCTGGCGCCGTGCGCGCGTAGGCAGCGTCGGCAACCACATCTTCTATCGCTGAGCGCGCGTTCGGGCTTTCGCCCGTTCGTGAAATGTTCTAAAGGGCCGGGAATGGTTTCATCGCCTTCCCCGGCCCTTTCCGTTGCGGACGATGTCGATATCGACGCGCCGCTGATCGCCGCCGACGTCACCCGTGGCGTGTGCCGCATGTTGTTGCGCCACGATTGCGTCGCGATGGCGGAAGTGCCGCTGGGCGATGGGCGGCGGGCGGACCTGATGGCGCTCAATCAGCGCGGCGAGATCGTGCTGGTCGAGGTGAAAGTCTCGCGCGCCGATCTGCTGGGCGACGGCAAATGGACCGACTATCTCCAACATTGCGACCGCTATTTCTGGGCGGTCCCGGCCGGGTTCGACCTGTCGCCGCTCGAACGCCCCGATTTCCTGCCCGAACGCGCAGGGGTGATCGTCGCGGATCGCTATGACGCGGCGATCGTGCGCGAGGCGCGCACCGTGCCGCTCGCCAGCGCCACGCGGCGCAAATGCACGCTCGCCTTTGCCCGCCGCGCCGCGCGGCGGGTCATCACGCTGACCGACCCCGATGCGGATGGGCTTGGCTGGAGCGGCTGAGCGTTAGACCCTGGAGCGCTAACCGGTTGAGCTGAATCATTACCCGGCGGAGGCCGGGGTCCGGTATCGACGAATACGAGGCTTCATCCCGTCCCTGACGCCGTTCGCAACTGGGCCCCGGCCTGGGCCGGTGCCGCCTGACTGAAAACGACTCTACAGGCTGGGCCCTGAAACCGCGCGCTTCGTCACCTTGGGCGCGTCCTTGAGCGCCTTGGCGATCGCCGGGGCGCGGGTGTCGCGGGCGGCATAGTCGCGCGCGCTCATTCCCGCCATGCGATCGACGATATCGGGGTCCGCGCCGTTCTTGAGCAGCAGTTCGACCAGTTCCGAATCGCGGCGCTGGACCGCCCGGATCAACGGGGTCTCGCCGCCATTATTGACCAGATTGACGTCGCCCTTGAGCGCGATCAGCGTGCGGACGCCCTCCGGCCAGGCCGCTTCGACCGCCAGCATCATCGGGCTGTTGCCGGCCCCGTCCTGAAGATTGACGTTCCCGCCGCGCGCCAGGATGAAGCGCAGATAGGTCATGTCGCGGCGCTTGGTGACGATATGGATCGCCGCCTCGCCCTTCTCATCCTTCGCGTTGACAATCGTCTGACCGGGTTCGTTGAGATATTCGGTCACCTTGTTGCCGTCCTGCTCGCGAACCGCCTTGAGGAAGGTGTAGCTGTCGGAAAAACGCTGGGCGCCCGCGGGAAGCGCCACGCAAAGCAGCGCCGCGGCGAATACGAGGCCGGACGAACGGATCAACATGGTCGGAACATACCTCTGGTCAGATGCAAGTCTTGCCAGCCACGCCCTATCAGATCATGGGTCACCTTGTCATGAACAGGATGTTTCTTCTCGCGCTCCCGCTGACCCTTGCCCTTGCCGCCTGTGGCGGCGGCGCCCCGGCGGAGAAATCGCTCGCCAATGCGCCGCTTGCCGGCGCCTCGATCGGCGGGCCCTTCACGCTGGTGAATGGCGACGGCAAGACCGTCACCGACAAGGATTTCGCGGGCAAATACCGGATCATGTATTTCGGCTACACCTTCTGTCCCGATGTCTGCCCGGTCGATGTCCAGAATATCGGCGGCGCGATGAAGCTGCTCGACAAGCAGAATCCGGAACTCGCCGCGAAGATCGTGCCCGTCTTCGTGACGATCGATCCCGCACGCGACACGCCGGCGGTGGTCAAGGAATTCACGAGCGCCTTCTATCCCCGCATGGTCGGCCTGACCGGTACCGCCGAGCAGGTCGATGCGGCGGCCAAAGTCTATCGCGTGCCCTATGCCAAGCGCGAAACGGTGAGCGGCTATCTGATGGATCATGGGCGCCAGGCCTATCTGATGGGTCCCAATGGCGAGCCGATCGCGCTGCTGCCGCAGGATCAGGACCCGCAGGCAATCGTCGCGGAGATCGAGCGCTGGATCGGGTGAAGCCTTTCTGGGAGCAGCCGCTCGCCACGCTCGACCGCGCGCAATGGGAAGCGCTGTGCGACGGGTGCGGCAAATGCTGTCTCCACAAGATCGAGGATGCCGATACCGGTGAGCTGTATGCGACCAATGTCGCCTGCCGTCTGCTGGACCGGCATGAGGCGCGGTGCAGCGACTATCGCCACCGCCATGCCTATGTGTCCGAATGCGTGCGGCTGAGCGCGGGCAATGTCGCGTCGATCGCCTGGCTGCCCCAGACCTGCGCCTATCGGCTGCGCGCGGCGGGGGAGCCGCTGCCCGACTGGCATTATCTGCTGAGCGGAAGCCGTGAGTCGGTTCATGAAGCGGGCGAATCGGTACGCGGCTGGACCGTGTCCGAAGTGACGGCGGGTGAGCTGGAGAACCATATGGTCGACCGGATCCTGTGACGCCGCCGATCGAGGTCGTTCGCCACCCGCGCGCACGGCAGATGCGGCTTTCGGTGGACAATGCGACGGGGACGATCCGGCTGACGCTGCCGCCGCGCGCGCCGGTCGGTCCGGCGATGCGCTGGGCGGAGGGACAAAGCGAGTGGATCGCCCGCGCGCTCGCCAACCGTAGCCCGCCCCAGCCGTTCGCGCCGGGTGCGACGATCCTGTATCTGGGCGAGGAGGG
This genomic interval carries:
- a CDS encoding pyruvate, water dikinase regulatory protein, which codes for MKLHLHLLSDSTGETLENIAKAALAQFDDVEVLRHFWPMVRSETHLERILAEIAQNPGLVIFTLVNPEIRRQLETRCRAIGLPAVAPLDPVNHALSNLLGQEMKARPGRQHMLDAAYFARVDAIQFTIAHDDGVNWENWEEAEIVLAGVSRTSKTPTSIYLANRGYKVANIPIVPQSPPPDLLYRLKNPMVVGLTTSPERLIQVRRNRLLALNQQDETSYVEQDAVQKEVAYARRMFADNGWPVIDVTRRSIEETAAAIITLCNERATAARQP
- a CDS encoding Maf family protein, with the protein product MIVLASTSASRRAMLTAAGVPHEALAANVDEEAVKAALGDVAPRDLADALAEMKAVKVSQRVPGTLVLGGDSVVGLEDGTLLDKPVDRADAQRHLKLLSGKRHDLYSAAVIAENGSAVWRHVDRARLWVRPLSDAFIAEYLDMEWPAISGCVGCYRVEGPGVQLFSRIEGSHYTILGMPLLNILDYLRTRGQLTS
- a CDS encoding shikimate dehydrogenase family protein, coding for MTTPFAEVIGDPIAQSKSPLIHGFWIEKLGLDARYAKTLVTAEGLSDFFAARRDDPDWRGCNITAPHKVAALDHVPDPGGVRESIGAINTVFRGEDGALIGTNTDAAGFYAPIAEFDLEGAPVAVVGAGGAARAVLFALARAGVERVTILNRSPLKAMGLLATFGLKGDAVPLDSPVPPVALLVNASSLGMVGHPPLDLDLSGLPDDALVYDAVYAPLETGLLAAARARELETVDGLEMLIGQAALAFELFFGNAAPREHDAELRALLTA
- the coaE gene encoding dephospho-CoA kinase (Dephospho-CoA kinase (CoaE) performs the final step in coenzyme A biosynthesis.), which gives rise to MTIVLGLTGSIGMGKSTVAAMFADAGVPVFDADAEVHRLQGPGGALVAHIEAAFPDTTTELGVDRTLLGEAVFGNPDAFKRLEAIVHPAVAHARNQFLAANADKPLVLLDIPLLFEAGGWRQVDKIVVVSAPAEVQRARVLARPGMTAERFEAIRARQMPDAEKRARADFVISTAGSKEETRAEVAAVIACLTPETGG
- the dnaQ gene encoding DNA polymerase III subunit epsilon translates to MREIVFDTETTGLSFSAGHRLVEIGCVELINRVPTGRHFHRYLCPDRDMPVEAFAVHGLSEAFLADKPRFHDVCDELIDFLGDSPLIAHNAMFDFGFLNGELGTCGRAILSLDRMVDTLQIARARHPGAKHTLDALCVRYGIDLSARELHGALLDAQLLAQVFIELTGGRQIALGLAVEEAAGPERIEFGVAKTNLRPARVFVPSDEELARHSAFMAGFEDALWGAPATG
- the hpf gene encoding ribosome hibernation-promoting factor, HPF/YfiA family; translation: MDIRVSGHQVDTGDALRQHVSDRLQGIADKYFSRAISANVTFGKGPHDYGFTCDIVAHVMQGLVLKGSHSAQEAHLAFDGSADKIEKQLRRYMRRLKDRNNGQAQAAMEAMFDAGYTVFQTEADEEEAVDAPPIIAETRVDVPDASVSDAVMMLDLRNTNALLFKNSGTGTYNMVYRRMDGTIGWVEPNRAA
- a CDS encoding PTS sugar transporter subunit IIA — its product is MLDLSDLITPEAVVSGVSAGSKKKLFALLADVAGRAYGLDPAHVVAQIGAREKLGSTGFGGGIAIPHGKIDGLESVRGIVCRLDKPMDFGAVDDSPVDLVFMLLSPRTAGAAHLKALARVSRRLRDRAFTAKLRGAGSADAIYALLTEAETHDAAA
- a CDS encoding PaaI family thioesterase, coding for MTPPPDATGGAVGAEAHYRALESLYAAAPINQLFESRLEIPEPGHARIRFTIDARHFHAGGAAHGTSYFKMLDDAAFYAANSLVTDRFLLTTAFNLLFTKPLGPGPVVAEGRWVSGQRRVFVAEARLIDASGEEAARGTGTFMKSRIPLAGLPGYRAAP
- a CDS encoding DUF1491 family protein; translated protein: MTPRLASGLIVNALIRRVNAEGGSAMVLARGDAEAGAILILATERGGNPRFFERGIGPEGIPALVRSGPLQPEDPGEVVDYWQRRRSRDPDLWVVELDIAEAERFAAETTISG
- a CDS encoding cell wall hydrolase; translated protein: MTFSIRAAIIAATTLAIAAGIGATAPGVAGEAETTPVAAINEAEPEQVPTMAESLAALEEDAADAQTPDTTDESEATYQSLAAAVAAQPAIAEDAELNCLAIGVYYESKGEPLEGQLAVAEVILNRVRSGRFPSTVCGVLTQRGQFSFVRGGRLVQPSVSARAWKTALAVAQVARDDAWDSRVSNALFFHARYVSPGWRRARVGSVGNHIFYR
- a CDS encoding MmcB family DNA repair protein codes for the protein MVSSPSPALSVADDVDIDAPLIAADVTRGVCRMLLRHDCVAMAEVPLGDGRRADLMALNQRGEIVLVEVKVSRADLLGDGKWTDYLQHCDRYFWAVPAGFDLSPLERPDFLPERAGVIVADRYDAAIVREARTVPLASATRRKCTLAFARRAARRVITLTDPDADGLGWSG
- a CDS encoding ankyrin repeat domain-containing protein; this translates as MLIRSSGLVFAAALLCVALPAGAQRFSDSYTFLKAVREQDGNKVTEYLNEPGQTIVNAKDEKGEAAIHIVTKRRDMTYLRFILARGGNVNLQDGAGNSPMMLAVEAAWPEGVRTLIALKGDVNLVNNGGETPLIRAVQRRDSELVELLLKNGADPDIVDRMAGMSARDYAARDTRAPAIAKALKDAPKVTKRAVSGPSL
- a CDS encoding SCO family protein is translated as MNRMFLLALPLTLALAACGGGAPAEKSLANAPLAGASIGGPFTLVNGDGKTVTDKDFAGKYRIMYFGYTFCPDVCPVDVQNIGGAMKLLDKQNPELAAKIVPVFVTIDPARDTPAVVKEFTSAFYPRMVGLTGTAEQVDAAAKVYRVPYAKRETVSGYLMDHGRQAYLMGPNGEPIALLPQDQDPQAIVAEIERWIG
- a CDS encoding YcgN family cysteine cluster protein — encoded protein: MKPFWEQPLATLDRAQWEALCDGCGKCCLHKIEDADTGELYATNVACRLLDRHEARCSDYRHRHAYVSECVRLSAGNVASIAWLPQTCAYRLRAAGEPLPDWHYLLSGSRESVHEAGESVRGWTVSEVTAGELENHMVDRIL